Proteins encoded by one window of Thioalkalivibrio sp. XN279:
- a CDS encoding GTPase — MRGDRRIRTLLAAVVLVALVLFAGALLAVADTVLSILQRLQDGPAAIYYGFLAVLATGGALAAWLLWWLLAPVRRRPARAAVPERPPDEASLRAQLDAERAASGDVAAIEQELAELARRREGGRLFIAMFGDASAGKSSLVQALVPEARPQTAVTAGTTRAVQHYEWHLPSGDVVSLADVPGSGDAEMLGEMALAEAMRAHLVIYVCEGDLSRSQHDDVETLARVGKPLVVAVNKADWYAEGDLQRIVARLAERLSTLKPPPAVVPVVAGGAERVLQADETGRESEIERPRAPRVEMLREALQARLDDDPGALDALRDASVFRLASARLEDAAARRRREQAAKVVSDYTKKAVVGALAAVSPGTDVLIQGYLGTSLVKALCRLYGVPAREIDIQRFLDIAQGYVGRAVPLVLAISGNVLKAFPGAGTVAGGLVHAVAYGIIFDAMGKGLAHSLETTGDLRPAAAAREVGDQFGEDIGKKARQLARLALEARRENRD, encoded by the coding sequence ATGAGGGGGGATCGCCGCATCCGCACGCTGCTCGCAGCGGTGGTGCTGGTGGCGCTGGTGCTGTTCGCCGGCGCGCTGCTGGCGGTCGCGGACACGGTGCTGTCCATCCTGCAGCGGTTGCAGGACGGTCCGGCGGCCATCTACTACGGCTTCCTCGCCGTGCTGGCGACCGGCGGTGCGCTCGCAGCGTGGCTGCTGTGGTGGCTGCTGGCGCCGGTGCGCCGGCGTCCAGCCCGCGCTGCGGTCCCGGAGCGGCCGCCGGACGAGGCGTCCCTGCGGGCGCAGCTCGATGCGGAGCGGGCTGCCAGCGGCGACGTTGCCGCCATCGAGCAGGAGCTGGCGGAGCTGGCGCGGCGCCGCGAGGGCGGTCGCCTGTTCATCGCCATGTTCGGCGATGCGAGCGCCGGGAAGAGTTCCCTGGTGCAGGCGCTGGTGCCCGAAGCCCGGCCGCAGACGGCCGTGACTGCCGGCACCACGCGCGCAGTACAGCACTACGAATGGCACCTGCCCTCGGGCGACGTCGTTAGCCTGGCGGACGTGCCCGGCAGCGGCGATGCCGAGATGCTCGGGGAGATGGCGTTGGCGGAGGCGATGCGGGCGCACCTGGTGATCTACGTCTGCGAGGGCGACCTGAGCCGCAGCCAGCACGACGACGTGGAGACCCTGGCGCGCGTCGGCAAGCCGCTGGTGGTCGCGGTGAACAAGGCCGACTGGTACGCGGAGGGCGACCTGCAGCGCATCGTGGCGCGACTCGCCGAGCGCCTGTCCACCCTGAAGCCGCCCCCCGCCGTGGTACCCGTGGTGGCGGGCGGGGCCGAGCGCGTGCTGCAGGCTGACGAGACCGGCCGCGAGAGCGAAATCGAGCGTCCGCGCGCGCCGCGCGTGGAGATGCTGCGCGAGGCATTGCAGGCCCGGCTGGACGACGACCCGGGCGCGCTGGACGCGCTGCGTGACGCCTCGGTGTTCCGCCTCGCCTCGGCCCGGCTCGAGGACGCCGCAGCGCGGCGGCGGCGTGAACAGGCGGCGAAGGTGGTGTCGGACTACACCAAGAAAGCCGTGGTCGGCGCGCTGGCGGCGGTGAGCCCGGGCACTGACGTGCTGATCCAGGGCTACCTCGGCACCTCGCTGGTGAAAGCCTTGTGCCGGCTGTACGGCGTCCCGGCGCGGGAGATCGACATCCAGCGTTTCCTCGACATTGCGCAGGGCTACGTCGGCCGCGCCGTGCCGCTGGTGCTGGCGATCTCGGGCAACGTGTTGAAGGCTTTCCCGGGGGCGGGCACCGTGGCCGGGGGGCTGGTCCATGCCGTCGCCTACGGCATCATTTTCGACGCTATGGGCAAGGGGCTGGCACACAGCCTCGAGACCACCGGAGACCTCCGCCCGGCTGCGGCCGCACGCGAGGTGGGAGACCAGTTTGGTGAAGACATCGGGAAGAAAGCCCGGCAGCTGGCGCGGCTGGCCCTGGAAGCGCGGCGCGAAAACCGCGACTGA
- a CDS encoding sodium/proline symporter codes for MSRADAILYTLVVYKLVLVGIGLWATRRTHDTSDFFLGGRRLGGWVAAISASASSSSAWTLVAVSGMAYLWGLPALWLFPATLSGFLINWLWVAPRLMRQSRASGAITLTEFIAGPDADSGWPRRIVLLASGVVLFSFTFYVAAQFQAAGNAFASAFALEMHTAVMIGAAVVLVYTLLGGFWAVSVTDTLQGMVMAFTALVLPVAAVAAAGGPGAVWASLAELRAAGAGPPVAGIAAVGFALGTLGIGLGYPGQPHVVNRFMALRDTRALRDGRIIALTWAVIIYAGMITLGFAARALYGPTVADEQVLFETANRLFPPVVAAVMIAAVLSAIMSTADSQLLVAASSASHDLPRRGRGSLWVSRLVVALISLLAVVIALALPQTIFARVLFAWAALGAAFGPPLLVRLAGLAVPPAAVFAAMATGFAGTLLFYWLPDTPGDWLERLVPFGAGLAICLAAARRSARS; via the coding sequence ATGTCGCGGGCGGACGCCATTCTCTACACGCTGGTCGTCTACAAGCTGGTGCTCGTCGGCATCGGCCTGTGGGCTACGCGCCGCACCCACGACACCAGCGATTTTTTCCTCGGCGGGCGCCGGCTCGGCGGCTGGGTGGCGGCCATCAGCGCCTCCGCGTCGTCGTCATCGGCATGGACGCTGGTGGCCGTGAGCGGCATGGCTTACTTGTGGGGCCTGCCGGCGCTGTGGTTGTTTCCGGCCACGCTCTCCGGCTTTCTCATCAACTGGCTGTGGGTCGCGCCGCGGCTGATGCGGCAGAGCCGCGCTTCGGGCGCGATCACCTTGACGGAATTCATTGCCGGACCCGATGCGGACAGCGGATGGCCGCGGCGCATCGTGCTGCTGGCCTCCGGGGTGGTGCTGTTCTCCTTCACTTTCTACGTGGCGGCGCAGTTCCAGGCGGCGGGGAATGCCTTTGCCAGCGCCTTCGCGCTGGAGATGCACACGGCGGTGATGATCGGTGCCGCGGTGGTGCTGGTGTACACCCTGCTCGGCGGCTTCTGGGCGGTGAGCGTGACTGACACGCTGCAGGGAATGGTGATGGCCTTCACCGCGCTGGTGCTGCCTGTGGCCGCGGTGGCTGCGGCCGGCGGCCCGGGCGCCGTGTGGGCGTCCCTTGCCGAGTTGCGCGCGGCCGGCGCCGGGCCACCCGTCGCCGGGATCGCCGCGGTGGGGTTTGCACTCGGCACCCTCGGCATCGGCCTGGGTTACCCGGGCCAGCCGCACGTGGTGAATCGCTTCATGGCGCTGCGCGACACGCGCGCGCTGCGCGACGGCCGCATCATCGCGCTGACCTGGGCCGTGATCATCTACGCCGGCATGATCACCCTCGGTTTCGCCGCGCGCGCGCTGTACGGTCCGACCGTCGCCGACGAGCAGGTGCTGTTCGAAACGGCCAACCGGCTGTTCCCGCCGGTGGTGGCCGCGGTGATGATCGCCGCGGTATTGTCGGCAATCATGTCTACTGCCGACAGCCAGTTGCTGGTCGCCGCCTCGTCCGCCAGCCATGACCTGCCGCGACGCGGACGCGGCAGCCTGTGGGTGTCGCGCCTGGTGGTGGCGCTCATCAGCCTGCTTGCGGTGGTGATCGCGCTAGCGCTGCCCCAGACCATTTTCGCCCGCGTGCTGTTCGCCTGGGCCGCGCTCGGCGCAGCGTTCGGGCCGCCGCTGCTGGTGCGGCTGGCAGGGCTGGCGGTGCCGCCGGCCGCCGTCTTCGCAGCCATGGCGACCGGCTTTGCCGGCACGCTCCTGTTCTACTGGTTGCCTGACACGCCCGGCGACTGGCTGGAGCGGCTGGTGCCCTTCGGCGCCGGCCTCGCGATCTGCCTGGCGGCGGCGCGCCGGAGCGCGCGCTCATGA
- a CDS encoding hydantoinase B/oxoprolinase family protein: protein MNEQAGAGWRFWVDRGGTFTDIVARRPDGRLETLKLLSEAPEHYADAGIEGMRRMLGLPDAAALAEAPIEVVRMGTTVATNALLERRGEPTVLVVTRGCGDVLRIGTQQRPELFALDIRLPEPLYAEVIEADERLAADGMVLRPLDENALATALRAARARGFRAAAVVLLHGYRFPAHELAAARLAREAGFEQVSVSHEVSPLPRIVPRGETTVADAYLSPVLDRYVARLRQPLGGHRLLFMQSNGGLAEAERFRGRDSVLSGPAGGVVGMAAAGRRAGIERLIGFDMGGTSTDVCLYEGEFERSQDNLVAGVRLQAPMLRIHTVAAGGGSVLAFRDGRFQVGPESAGAQPGPACYGLGGPAAVTDANLVLGRLQPEALPRVFGRSGDQPLDRAAAAARLEEITAAVAAAGRPAMSIEAAAAGFLEVAVERMARAVKQVSVRRGADPGAFTLCGFGGAAGQHACDVADALNIRRVLLPPFAGVLSAWGIGLADLVALRQAPVQQPLDAATLARAHDTLAQLGREAAAELVAQGLAAQRCLLSARLRLRCIGSDTVLEVPLGTESEVRAVFATAFERRFGFHADAALVLESVEAEARGGHGEPGRAPAVEPAPRSSCRAWVDGTWREVPLVPRQALAPGEKLAGPALLPERNATTWLSPGWHARVDGDGNLLLERAARRRARKVSTAADPVLLEVFNNRFMHVAEDMGAVLQNTASSVNIKERLDYSCAVFDATGGLVANAPHMPVHLGSMGESVRAVMRSFGDAMSPGDSFVLNDPYEGGTHLPDITVVTPFCGDDGRPALYVASRAHHADIGGRTPGSMPADSHHIDEEGVLLTPERIVTAGRFDEDAVLALLGQGRWPARNPRQNLADLKAQLAANRRGLAGLEKMRAEFGPAVVRAYMGHIQRNAAEAVAEALAGLQDGTFRWRGDGGEEICVAIRIDRVARRAVIDFSGTSPQSPGNLNAPAAVCRAAVLYVFRCLVKRDIPLNEGCLEPLELRIPEGSLLNPRWPAAVAGGNVETSQSVVDALFGALGVVAASQGTMNNLSFGNAGHQYYETLCGGAGAGPGFAGASAVHTHMTNSRLTDPEILELRHPVRVELFAVRRGSGGAGRWRGGDGVIRRLLFNEGMTAALISNRRRHGPFGLAGGSCGAPGVNRVIRRDGSIEVLPGIVELGLEPGDQLEIMTPGGGGFGASS from the coding sequence ATGAACGAGCAGGCAGGCGCCGGCTGGCGCTTCTGGGTCGACCGCGGCGGCACCTTCACCGACATCGTGGCGCGCCGGCCAGACGGCCGGCTGGAAACGTTGAAGCTGTTGTCGGAAGCGCCGGAGCATTATGCCGACGCCGGCATCGAGGGCATGCGCCGCATGCTCGGCCTGCCGGATGCCGCGGCGCTGGCGGAGGCGCCGATCGAGGTCGTGCGCATGGGCACCACGGTGGCCACCAACGCGCTGCTGGAGCGGCGCGGCGAGCCGACCGTGCTGGTGGTGACGCGCGGCTGCGGTGATGTGCTGCGCATCGGTACCCAGCAACGCCCGGAGCTGTTCGCCCTCGACATCCGGCTGCCGGAGCCGCTGTATGCCGAGGTCATCGAGGCCGACGAGCGCCTCGCGGCCGACGGCATGGTGCTGCGCCCCCTCGACGAGAACGCCCTCGCGACCGCCCTGCGTGCGGCTCGCGCACGTGGTTTCAGGGCAGCCGCGGTGGTGCTGCTGCACGGCTACCGCTTCCCGGCACACGAACTGGCGGCGGCGCGGCTGGCGCGGGAAGCCGGCTTCGAGCAAGTGTCCGTCTCGCACGAGGTCAGTCCGCTGCCGCGCATCGTGCCGCGCGGCGAGACCACCGTGGCCGACGCCTACCTCTCGCCGGTGCTCGACCGTTACGTGGCGCGGCTGCGGCAACCGCTGGGCGGACACCGCCTGTTGTTCATGCAGAGTAACGGCGGCCTTGCCGAGGCCGAGCGCTTCCGCGGCCGCGACAGCGTGCTGTCGGGGCCCGCCGGCGGCGTGGTGGGCATGGCGGCGGCCGGCCGGCGCGCAGGCATCGAGCGCCTCATCGGTTTCGACATGGGCGGCACCTCGACGGACGTCTGTCTCTATGAAGGCGAGTTCGAGCGCAGCCAGGACAACCTGGTCGCGGGCGTGCGGCTGCAGGCGCCGATGCTGCGCATCCACACGGTGGCCGCCGGCGGCGGCTCCGTCCTCGCCTTTCGCGACGGCCGCTTCCAGGTCGGTCCCGAGTCGGCCGGGGCGCAGCCGGGGCCGGCGTGCTACGGCCTCGGCGGACCGGCCGCAGTCACGGACGCGAACCTGGTGCTCGGCCGCCTGCAGCCCGAGGCGCTGCCGCGGGTATTCGGTCGCAGCGGGGACCAGCCCTTGGACCGTGCCGCCGCCGCGGCACGGCTGGAAGAGATCACGGCGGCCGTGGCCGCGGCCGGCCGGCCCGCGATGAGCATCGAGGCCGCGGCCGCCGGCTTCCTCGAAGTCGCGGTGGAGCGCATGGCGCGGGCCGTGAAACAGGTCTCGGTGCGGCGCGGCGCAGACCCCGGCGCTTTCACGCTGTGCGGCTTCGGCGGCGCTGCCGGCCAGCACGCCTGCGACGTGGCGGACGCGCTGAACATCCGCCGGGTCCTGCTGCCGCCGTTCGCTGGCGTGCTTTCGGCGTGGGGCATCGGCCTCGCCGACCTCGTGGCGCTGCGCCAGGCACCCGTGCAGCAGCCGCTCGATGCTGCGACGCTGGCCCGGGCGCACGACACCCTGGCGCAGCTCGGCAGGGAGGCTGCCGCAGAGCTCGTGGCCCAGGGCCTGGCGGCGCAACGCTGCCTGCTGAGCGCGCGGCTGCGGCTGCGCTGTATCGGCAGCGACACCGTACTGGAAGTTCCGCTCGGCACGGAGAGCGAAGTCCGTGCGGTTTTTGCGACCGCCTTCGAGCGCCGCTTCGGCTTCCATGCCGACGCAGCGCTGGTGCTGGAATCGGTGGAAGCCGAGGCGCGCGGCGGCCACGGTGAGCCCGGGCGCGCACCTGCGGTCGAGCCGGCGCCGCGCTCGAGTTGCCGCGCCTGGGTCGACGGGACATGGCGGGAAGTCCCGCTGGTGCCACGCCAGGCGCTCGCGCCCGGCGAGAAGCTGGCCGGCCCGGCGCTGCTGCCGGAGCGCAATGCCACCACGTGGCTTTCCCCCGGGTGGCATGCCCGCGTGGACGGCGACGGCAACCTGCTGCTGGAGCGCGCCGCGCGCCGCCGCGCCAGGAAAGTCTCCACCGCCGCCGATCCGGTCTTGCTGGAAGTGTTCAACAACCGCTTCATGCACGTCGCCGAGGACATGGGCGCCGTGCTGCAGAACACGGCGAGCTCGGTCAACATCAAGGAGCGGCTCGATTACTCCTGCGCCGTGTTCGACGCCACCGGCGGGCTGGTGGCCAACGCGCCGCACATGCCGGTGCACCTCGGCTCCATGGGCGAGAGCGTGCGCGCCGTGATGCGCAGTTTCGGCGACGCGATGTCCCCCGGCGACAGCTTCGTGCTGAACGACCCCTACGAGGGCGGCACCCACCTGCCCGACATCACCGTGGTGACGCCCTTCTGCGGCGACGACGGACGGCCGGCCCTGTACGTGGCGTCACGGGCGCACCACGCCGACATCGGCGGCCGCACCCCGGGCTCGATGCCGGCGGACAGCCACCACATCGACGAAGAGGGCGTGCTGCTCACGCCCGAGCGCATCGTCACGGCGGGCCGCTTCGACGAGGACGCGGTCCTCGCGCTGCTCGGTCAGGGACGCTGGCCGGCGCGCAATCCGCGCCAGAACCTGGCCGACCTCAAGGCCCAGCTGGCGGCGAACCGGCGCGGCCTGGCGGGACTCGAGAAGATGCGCGCCGAGTTCGGGCCCGCGGTGGTGCGCGCATACATGGGCCACATCCAGCGCAATGCGGCCGAAGCCGTGGCCGAGGCGCTGGCCGGACTGCAGGACGGGACCTTCCGCTGGCGGGGCGACGGCGGCGAAGAGATCTGCGTCGCCATCCGCATCGACCGGGTCGCGCGCCGCGCCGTCATCGACTTCAGCGGCACCTCGCCGCAGTCGCCGGGGAACCTCAACGCCCCCGCCGCAGTGTGCCGCGCCGCCGTGCTGTACGTGTTCCGCTGCCTGGTGAAACGCGACATTCCGCTCAACGAGGGCTGCCTGGAGCCGCTCGAGTTGCGCATTCCGGAAGGGAGCCTGCTCAACCCGCGCTGGCCCGCGGCCGTGGCCGGCGGCAACGTCGAGACCTCGCAAAGCGTGGTGGACGCATTGTTCGGCGCGCTCGGCGTGGTCGCCGCCTCGCAGGGCACCATGAACAACCTGAGCTTCGGCAACGCCGGGCACCAGTACTACGAAACGCTGTGCGGCGGCGCCGGCGCCGGGCCCGGCTTCGCCGGCGCCTCGGCGGTGCATACACACATGACCAACAGCCGCCTCACGGACCCGGAGATCCTGGAATTGCGCCACCCGGTACGGGTGGAACTTTTCGCCGTGCGCCGCGGCTCCGGCGGCGCGGGCCGCTGGCGCGGCGGCGACGGCGTGATCCGTCGCCTGCTGTTCAACGAGGGCATGACGGCCGCACTGATCTCCAATCGACGGCGGCACGGGCCCTTCGGCCTGGCGGGCGGATCATGCGGTGCGCCGGGCGTGAATCGCGTCATCCGGCGGGATGGCTCGATCGAGGTGTTACCCGGCATCGTCGAGCTGGGGCTCGAGCCGGGCGACCAGCTGGAGATCATGACGCCGGGCGGCGGTGGATTCGGCGCCTCTTCGTGA
- a CDS encoding gamma-glutamylcyclotransferase family protein — protein sequence MSAAGERVLYFAYGANVHPGWLRRRIPDAELVGAAALPGHRLAFRKRGRDGAARSDAEPSGTPGDVLPGVLYAVRREALDQLGAAGAGYRMEEVEVLVAGAPRRALTWRAEDSAVAAGLDPPDWYVDLIRAGAAMLELPAAHRRWLASVTVKVDRDSAQSRVARTLLAAGTESGPG from the coding sequence ATGAGCGCAGCGGGCGAGCGGGTCCTGTACTTCGCCTACGGGGCGAACGTGCATCCGGGCTGGCTGAGAAGGCGCATCCCCGACGCCGAGCTGGTCGGCGCCGCGGCGCTGCCAGGTCATCGCCTGGCGTTCCGCAAGCGCGGGCGCGACGGCGCGGCCCGGTCTGACGCAGAGCCCAGCGGCACGCCGGGCGACGTCCTGCCGGGCGTCCTCTATGCCGTGCGGCGCGAGGCGCTCGACCAGCTCGGCGCGGCGGGGGCCGGATACCGGATGGAAGAGGTCGAGGTGCTGGTCGCTGGCGCGCCGAGAAGGGCCTTGACTTGGCGCGCCGAGGACAGCGCCGTGGCTGCGGGCCTGGATCCGCCGGACTGGTACGTCGACCTCATCCGCGCCGGCGCAGCCATGCTGGAATTGCCGGCTGCGCACCGGCGCTGGCTGGCGTCAGTGACAGTGAAAGTGGACCGGGACAGCGCGCAGTCCCGCGTCGCCCGGACCCTGCTCGCGGCCGGTACGGAGAGCGGCCCGGGCTAG
- a CDS encoding DUF3429 family protein: MSGTDHLDALRRDAGSAPVVLFASRLTDVRELERRLDELGIEYRVVTMSMADGAARDRFHVLEEWTGHHTLPQVFLDGRFIGGPSELLAHARLAGGVPQAGQWLGYAGLIPFLAALAGFMLSDAVRQEYFAQQFLAYGAVILSFVGAVHWGVALGGGRLRMMRMAISVLPALLAWAALLLPPAAGAWLLLAGFVGLRAWEASPPVAETLPGWYRNMRTRLTALVGLLVLLFALAAA, translated from the coding sequence ATGAGCGGCACGGATCACCTGGATGCACTACGGCGGGACGCGGGCAGTGCGCCCGTGGTGCTGTTCGCATCCCGCCTCACCGATGTGCGCGAGCTGGAGCGGCGCCTCGATGAACTCGGTATCGAGTACCGCGTCGTGACCATGTCCATGGCCGACGGCGCCGCGCGCGACCGCTTCCATGTGCTGGAAGAATGGACCGGCCATCACACCCTGCCCCAGGTCTTCCTCGACGGGCGCTTCATCGGCGGCCCCAGCGAGCTGCTGGCGCATGCGCGCCTCGCGGGCGGCGTGCCGCAGGCGGGGCAATGGCTGGGCTACGCGGGCCTGATCCCGTTTCTGGCCGCCCTCGCCGGCTTCATGCTCAGCGATGCCGTGCGGCAAGAGTATTTCGCGCAGCAGTTCCTCGCCTATGGCGCGGTCATCCTGTCTTTCGTCGGCGCCGTGCACTGGGGTGTCGCGCTCGGCGGCGGCCGCTTGCGCATGATGCGCATGGCTATCAGCGTGCTTCCTGCGCTGCTCGCCTGGGCGGCACTGTTGCTGCCGCCGGCGGCCGGCGCGTGGCTGTTGCTGGCCGGTTTCGTCGGCCTGCGCGCGTGGGAGGCGAGCCCGCCGGTGGCGGAGACCCTGCCGGGCTGGTATCGCAACATGCGCACGCGCCTCACGGCCCTGGTCGGCCTGCTGGTGCTGCTGTTCGCCTTGGCGGCAGCATGA
- a CDS encoding pyridoxal-phosphate dependent enzyme, whose protein sequence is MIELFARYPRLVDTLPWRALGDWPTPVQQADPGFHGEACAGLWLKRDDRCAEPYGGNKVRKLEFLLGAALEQGCRGVFTFGVAGSNHALATAVYAAALGLEARLLLTPQSNSSFVGRNLRMGRWAGARHVHCPTEAAARNAARALELHGPQPAFYRVPGGGSSPLGAVGFVNAGLELAAQVRAGLLPAPDAIYVALGTMGTAAGLALGLAAAGLKTRLVLVRVVRQDIASPERFRALYHGAARLLHRADPRFPLRPLERARIEVRHDFIGPGYARFTAAGMAALGEARAAFDIGLEGTYTGKAFAALLADLRAGRLAGQHALFWNTYNGQPMPAAALALDYRTLPTPFHRYFEAPYQPLDPEA, encoded by the coding sequence GTGATCGAACTGTTCGCGCGCTACCCGCGCCTCGTCGACACCCTGCCATGGCGTGCGCTGGGGGACTGGCCGACGCCGGTGCAACAGGCCGATCCTGGCTTCCATGGCGAGGCCTGTGCCGGGCTGTGGCTCAAGCGTGACGACCGTTGCGCCGAGCCCTACGGCGGCAACAAGGTGCGCAAGCTCGAGTTCCTGCTCGGCGCCGCTCTCGAGCAGGGATGCCGTGGCGTGTTCACCTTCGGCGTCGCCGGCTCCAACCACGCGCTGGCGACTGCGGTGTATGCCGCGGCGCTGGGGCTCGAGGCGCGTCTGCTGCTGACACCGCAAAGCAACTCCTCGTTCGTCGGGCGCAACCTGCGCATGGGACGCTGGGCGGGCGCCAGGCACGTGCACTGCCCGACCGAGGCTGCGGCGCGCAACGCCGCACGCGCGCTCGAACTCCACGGGCCGCAGCCTGCGTTCTACCGCGTCCCCGGCGGCGGCTCGTCGCCGCTGGGCGCCGTCGGCTTCGTCAACGCGGGACTGGAACTCGCGGCACAGGTGCGCGCGGGCCTGTTACCGGCACCCGACGCTATCTATGTTGCTCTCGGCACCATGGGCACGGCGGCCGGCCTGGCGCTGGGACTCGCCGCAGCCGGGCTGAAGACGCGGCTGGTGCTGGTGCGCGTGGTGCGCCAGGACATCGCCAGCCCGGAGCGTTTCCGCGCCCTCTACCACGGCGCTGCACGGCTGCTGCATCGCGCCGACCCGCGCTTCCCGCTGCGGCCCCTGGAACGCGCGCGCATCGAGGTGCGCCACGATTTCATCGGCCCGGGCTACGCCCGTTTTACCGCGGCGGGCATGGCGGCACTCGGCGAGGCGCGCGCCGCCTTCGACATCGGGCTCGAAGGCACCTACACCGGCAAGGCCTTCGCCGCGCTGCTGGCGGACCTGCGCGCGGGCCGGCTGGCCGGACAGCACGCGCTGTTCTGGAACACCTACAACGGGCAACCCATGCCGGCCGCGGCACTGGCGCTCGACTACCGCACGCTGCCGACGCCCTTCCACCGCTACTTCGAGGCGCCCTACCAGCCGCTCGACCCGGAAGCCTGA
- a CDS encoding FAD-dependent oxidoreductase has translation MRVVVVGGGYAGLSCLARLARVLPDAERHLVDPGRWHLRRTLLHETLRKPLYELRASFGPIARTWDFQHHAIELDWTPEHLARWSREGRLPLGDRELAFDALVLATGLPGLRGRASRSQTPPVLLESLATGAGVNAFKRLAAAEGTAWVVGAGASGLQCLFELAAARPEGAPLGLIEASGTILSKEPGRLRRIVLKRLEALDVQVLMDTRYEGAGRGRVRVSGPDGEDSLPAGGVLLCTGPSARPLPADASGRVLSRGRPLPRIYAAGDCARWRDVPFDAATAQTAVRKGRHVAETIARIAQDRDPEAWDDRQLGYILSLGPSDAVGWVFARAALLHGLPAVAAREAVEARWDLLLAGVDSFGAL, from the coding sequence GTGAGGGTCGTCGTGGTCGGCGGCGGTTACGCGGGGCTGTCGTGTCTCGCCCGCTTGGCGCGCGTGTTGCCGGATGCCGAGCGACACCTGGTCGACCCGGGGCGCTGGCACCTGCGTCGCACCCTGCTGCACGAGACCCTGCGCAAGCCGCTGTACGAGTTGCGGGCGAGCTTTGGCCCGATTGCGCGCACCTGGGATTTCCAGCATCACGCCATCGAGCTCGACTGGACTCCCGAGCACCTGGCGCGCTGGTCGCGCGAGGGTCGCCTGCCGCTGGGTGATCGCGAGCTTGCCTTCGACGCGCTGGTGCTCGCCACCGGCCTGCCCGGCCTGCGCGGGCGTGCCTCGCGCAGCCAGACACCGCCCGTGTTGCTGGAGAGCCTGGCCACGGGCGCGGGGGTGAACGCCTTCAAGCGGCTGGCCGCCGCGGAGGGTACGGCCTGGGTGGTCGGTGCCGGCGCCAGCGGCCTGCAGTGCCTGTTCGAGCTCGCGGCCGCACGCCCGGAGGGCGCGCCGCTGGGCCTCATCGAGGCCTCCGGCACGATCCTGTCCAAGGAGCCAGGCCGCTTGCGCCGCATCGTGCTTAAACGCCTGGAGGCGCTCGACGTGCAGGTGCTGATGGACACGCGTTACGAGGGCGCCGGGCGCGGGCGGGTGCGCGTCAGCGGCCCGGACGGCGAGGACTCGCTGCCCGCGGGCGGCGTGCTGTTGTGCACCGGGCCCTCGGCACGGCCCCTGCCCGCGGATGCCTCGGGGCGCGTGCTGTCCCGCGGGCGGCCGCTGCCGCGCATTTACGCCGCGGGTGATTGTGCCCGCTGGCGCGACGTCCCCTTCGATGCCGCCACCGCGCAGACGGCAGTGCGCAAGGGCCGCCACGTCGCCGAGACCATCGCCCGCATCGCACAGGACCGCGACCCGGAGGCGTGGGACGACAGGCAGCTCGGCTACATCCTCAGCCTCGGGCCGAGCGATGCCGTCGGCTGGGTGTTCGCCCGCGCCGCGCTGTTGCACGGATTGCCGGCGGTGGCCGCGCGCGAAGCGGTCGAGGCGCGCTGGGACTTGTTGCTCGCCGGCGTCGACAGTTTCGGCGCGCTTTAG
- a CDS encoding DMT family transporter, with translation MTAGVAPVLLRQGPAEWGLLLALVALWGSSFMLVRVSLDAFTPVAVTAGRLLIGAGVLLLVLLATRRRLPLGARTWVFFTVMAVVGNALPFFLIAWGQASIPSGLTGILMAVMPLVVLVLAHFFVAGEHLNARRLAGFVLGFVGVVVLTGPEAVAALVGREASLLSQLAVLGAAVCYGVAAIVARRGPVLNPVVTAAAVLSIAGILVGLGLLAGIAGSGAAGALHAQVGLAPGLALAALGALSTGLATVVYFSLVARAGPTFLSLINYLIPVWAVVLGALVLHERLPPRAFAALGLILAGVVIARWQSLRRRSPA, from the coding sequence GTGACCGCGGGGGTCGCGCCTGTGCTGTTGCGCCAGGGACCGGCCGAGTGGGGCCTGCTGCTGGCCCTGGTCGCCCTGTGGGGCAGTTCTTTCATGCTGGTGCGCGTTTCCCTGGACGCCTTTACGCCCGTCGCCGTGACCGCCGGCAGGCTCCTCATCGGCGCCGGCGTGTTGCTGCTGGTGCTGCTGGCAACGCGCCGGCGCCTGCCCCTGGGCGCGCGCACCTGGGTGTTCTTCACCGTCATGGCGGTGGTCGGCAACGCGCTGCCGTTCTTTCTCATCGCCTGGGGCCAGGCCAGCATCCCCTCCGGACTGACCGGCATCCTCATGGCGGTCATGCCGCTGGTGGTGCTGGTGCTGGCGCATTTCTTCGTCGCCGGGGAACACCTGAACGCGCGGCGGCTGGCAGGTTTCGTGCTCGGCTTCGTCGGTGTGGTGGTGCTCACAGGCCCGGAAGCCGTGGCTGCGCTGGTGGGTCGGGAGGCGTCGCTGCTCAGCCAGCTGGCGGTGCTCGGCGCCGCGGTGTGCTACGGCGTCGCGGCCATCGTGGCGCGGCGCGGGCCGGTGCTGAACCCGGTGGTGACCGCGGCGGCGGTGTTGTCCATCGCCGGGATCCTGGTCGGCCTGGGACTGCTCGCCGGCATCGCGGGCAGTGGCGCCGCCGGCGCGCTGCATGCGCAGGTCGGCCTGGCGCCGGGCCTGGCACTTGCCGCGCTGGGCGCGCTCTCCACCGGCCTCGCCACCGTGGTGTATTTCAGCCTGGTGGCCCGCGCCGGCCCGACCTTCCTGTCCTTGATCAACTACCTGATCCCGGTCTGGGCCGTCGTGCTGGGCGCGCTGGTGCTGCACGAAAGGCTGCCGCCGCGGGCGTTCGCAGCTCTCGGCCTGATCCTTGCGGGCGTGGTGATCGCGCGCTGGCAGTCCCTGCGCCGCCGGAGTCCGGCGTGA